The following proteins come from a genomic window of Streptococcus oralis:
- a CDS encoding BMP family lipoprotein, producing the protein MNKKQWLGLGLVAVAAVGLAACGNRSSRNAASSSSEMKTKAAIVTDTGGVDDKSFNQSAWEGLQDWGKEHNLSKDNGYTYYQSNSEADYANHLQQAAGSYNLIFGVGFALHNAVEEAAKEHTDLNYVLIDDVIKDQKNVASVTFADNEAAYLAGVAAAKTTKTKQIGFVGGMESEVISRFEAGFKAGVASVDSSIKVQVDYAGSFGDAAKGKTIAAAQYAAGADVVYQVAGGTGAGVFSEAKSLNESRPENEKVWVIGVDRDQVEEGKYTSKDGKESNFVLASTLKQVGTTVKDIANKTEKGEFPGGQVIVYSLKDKGVDLAVTNLSEEGKKAVEDAKAKILDGSIKVPEK; encoded by the coding sequence ATGAACAAGAAACAATGGCTAGGCCTTGGTCTAGTTGCAGTGGCAGCAGTTGGACTTGCTGCATGTGGTAACCGCTCTTCTCGTAACGCAGCTTCATCTTCATCTGAAATGAAGACGAAAGCAGCGATCGTAACAGATACTGGTGGTGTTGATGATAAATCATTCAACCAATCAGCTTGGGAAGGTTTGCAAGACTGGGGTAAAGAACACAATCTTTCAAAAGATAATGGATATACTTATTATCAATCTAACAGTGAAGCTGACTACGCTAACCACTTGCAACAAGCGGCTGGAAGTTACAACCTGATCTTCGGTGTTGGTTTTGCACTTCACAATGCAGTTGAAGAAGCGGCAAAAGAGCACACAGACTTGAACTATGTCTTGATTGATGATGTCATCAAAGATCAAAAGAACGTTGCAAGTGTTACTTTCGCGGATAACGAAGCAGCTTACCTTGCAGGTGTTGCAGCCGCTAAAACAACTAAGACAAAACAAATCGGTTTTGTAGGTGGTATGGAATCTGAAGTTATCTCACGTTTTGAAGCTGGTTTCAAAGCAGGTGTTGCTTCAGTAGATTCTTCTATCAAGGTTCAAGTAGACTACGCTGGTTCATTTGGTGACGCAGCTAAAGGTAAAACAATCGCTGCCGCTCAGTATGCTGCAGGTGCTGACGTTGTATACCAAGTAGCAGGTGGTACTGGAGCAGGTGTCTTCTCTGAAGCGAAATCACTCAACGAAAGCCGTCCTGAAAATGAAAAAGTTTGGGTTATCGGTGTTGACCGTGACCAAGTGGAAGAAGGTAAATACACTTCTAAAGATGGTAAGGAATCAAACTTTGTTCTTGCTTCAACTTTGAAACAAGTTGGTACAACTGTAAAAGATATTGCTAACAAAACTGAAAAAGGCGAATTCCCTGGTGGACAAGTTATTGTCTACTCATTGAAAGATAAAGGGGTTGACTTGGCAGTAACAAATCTTTCTGAAGAAGGTAAAAAAGCTGTTGAGGACGCAAAAGCTAAGATCCTTGACGGAAGTATTAAAGTTCCTGAAAAATAA
- a CDS encoding ABC transporter ATP-binding protein, with product MAHENVIEMREITKVFGEFVANDKINLHLRKGEIHALLGENGAGKSTLMNMLAGLLEPTSGEIVVNGQVVKLDSPSKAASLGIGMVHQHFMLVEAFTVAENIILGSEITKNGVLDIAGATKEIKALSERYGLAVDPAAKVADISVGAQQRVEILKTLYRGADILIFDEPTAVLTPSEIDELMAIMKNLVKEGKSIILITHKLDEIRAVSDRVTVIRRGKSIQTVEIAGATNADLAEMMVGRSVSFKTAKQAAQPKDVVLSIKDLVVNENRGVPAVKNLSLDVRAGEIVGIAGIDGNGQSELIQAITGLRKVESGSIDLKGKSVVGMHPRQITEMSVGHVPEDRHRDGLILDMMISENIALQTYYKEPLSKNGILNYANITSHAKKLMEEFDVRAASEFVPAAALSGGNQQKAIIAREIDRDPDLLIVSQPTRGLDVGAIEYIHKRLIEERDNGKAVLVVSFELDEILNVSDRIAVIHDGKIQGIVSPETTNKQELGVLMAGGSLGKEKSDV from the coding sequence ATGGCACACGAAAATGTCATTGAGATGCGTGAGATTACCAAGGTGTTTGGTGAATTTGTCGCCAACGACAAAATCAACCTGCACCTACGAAAAGGTGAAATCCATGCACTTTTAGGAGAAAATGGAGCGGGTAAATCCACTCTGATGAATATGCTGGCAGGACTTCTCGAGCCAACTAGTGGTGAGATTGTGGTGAATGGTCAAGTTGTAAAACTAGACTCGCCTTCTAAAGCAGCTAGTTTGGGAATCGGTATGGTTCACCAACACTTTATGTTGGTTGAAGCTTTTACAGTGGCTGAAAATATCATTTTGGGGAGTGAAATCACTAAAAATGGTGTTCTAGATATAGCTGGTGCTACTAAAGAAATCAAGGCTCTTTCTGAACGTTATGGTTTGGCAGTGGATCCTGCTGCTAAGGTGGCGGATATTTCCGTTGGTGCCCAACAACGTGTAGAAATCTTGAAAACACTCTATCGTGGTGCTGATATCCTTATCTTTGACGAACCTACAGCCGTATTGACTCCTTCAGAGATTGATGAGTTGATGGCAATCATGAAAAACCTTGTCAAAGAAGGGAAGTCTATCATTTTGATTACCCATAAACTGGATGAAATCCGTGCAGTGTCTGATCGTGTTACGGTTATCCGTCGTGGGAAATCAATCCAGACGGTTGAAATCGCAGGCGCAACCAATGCAGATTTGGCGGAAATGATGGTTGGACGTTCGGTATCCTTTAAGACAGCCAAACAAGCAGCCCAGCCAAAAGATGTAGTCTTGTCTATCAAAGACCTAGTTGTCAATGAAAACCGTGGTGTACCAGCTGTGAAGAACCTTTCTTTGGATGTTCGTGCTGGTGAAATTGTTGGGATCGCAGGAATTGATGGTAACGGCCAGTCAGAACTCATCCAAGCTATCACAGGTCTTCGGAAAGTTGAGTCTGGTAGCATTGATTTGAAAGGAAAGTCAGTTGTCGGTATGCATCCTCGACAAATTACTGAGATGAGTGTGGGGCACGTTCCAGAAGACCGTCATCGTGATGGTTTGATTTTGGATATGATGATTTCGGAAAACATTGCTCTTCAAACCTATTACAAAGAACCACTCAGTAAAAATGGTATCTTGAACTATGCCAATATTACTTCTCATGCTAAGAAATTGATGGAAGAATTTGACGTTCGTGCTGCTAGTGAGTTTGTACCAGCAGCAGCTCTCTCAGGGGGGAATCAGCAAAAAGCAATTATCGCTCGTGAGATTGATCGAGATCCTGATCTCCTAATCGTTAGCCAACCGACACGTGGATTGGACGTTGGTGCCATTGAGTACATTCACAAACGCTTGATTGAGGAACGTGATAATGGCAAGGCTGTTCTCGTTGTCAGCTTTGAACTGGATGAGATTTTAAATGTCTCAGACCGTATTGCTGTTATCCACGATGGGAAGATTCAAGGTATTGTGTCGCCAGAAACAACCAACAAACAGGAACTTGGTGTCTTGATGGCTGGTGGAAGCTTGGGAAAGGAGAAGAGTGATGTCTAA
- a CDS encoding ABC transporter permease produces the protein MSKKLQQISVPMISVFLGILLGAIVMWIFGYDAIWGYEELFYTAFGSLRGIGEIFRAMGPLVLIGLGFAVASRAGFFNVGLPGQALAGWVMSGWFALSNPDMPRPLMILATVVIALIAGGIVGAIPGVLRAYLGTSEVIVTIMMNYIVLYVGNAFIHAFPKDIMQSTDSTIRVSANATYQTPWLSELTGNSRMNIGIFFAIIAVVVIWFLLKKTTLGFEIRAVGLNPHASEYAGISAKRTIILSMIISGALAGLGGAVEGLGTFQNVYVQGSSLAIGFNGMAVSLLAGNSPIGILFAAFLFGVLQVGAPGMNAAQVPSELVSIVTASIIFFVSVHYLIERFVKPKKQVKGGK, from the coding sequence ATGTCTAAAAAATTACAACAAATTTCGGTTCCCATGATTTCTGTATTCTTAGGAATCTTGCTCGGAGCCATTGTCATGTGGATCTTCGGCTATGATGCTATCTGGGGTTATGAGGAGTTGTTCTACACAGCTTTCGGTAGTCTGCGTGGTATCGGTGAGATTTTCCGTGCCATGGGACCTCTTGTCTTGATTGGTCTTGGTTTTGCAGTAGCCAGTCGTGCAGGCTTCTTTAACGTTGGACTTCCTGGACAGGCTCTTGCAGGTTGGGTTATGAGTGGGTGGTTTGCCCTTTCAAATCCTGATATGCCACGTCCTTTGATGATTCTTGCGACAGTTGTTATTGCCCTTATCGCTGGTGGGATTGTCGGAGCTATCCCAGGTGTTCTCAGAGCTTATCTCGGTACGTCAGAGGTTATCGTGACCATCATGATGAACTACATTGTATTGTATGTAGGAAATGCCTTTATTCATGCCTTTCCTAAAGATATTATGCAAAGTACAGACTCAACGATTCGTGTTAGTGCCAATGCTACATACCAGACACCATGGTTATCAGAGTTGACTGGAAATTCTCGTATGAATATTGGAATCTTCTTTGCAATCATTGCTGTAGTTGTGATTTGGTTCTTGCTCAAGAAAACGACTCTCGGTTTTGAAATTCGTGCAGTTGGTCTCAATCCCCATGCTTCAGAGTACGCTGGTATTTCAGCAAAACGTACAATCATCCTATCAATGATTATCTCTGGTGCCTTGGCTGGTCTTGGTGGAGCTGTCGAAGGTCTTGGAACTTTCCAAAACGTTTACGTTCAGGGCTCATCATTAGCTATCGGATTTAACGGGATGGCAGTTAGTTTGCTTGCTGGAAATTCACCAATTGGAATTCTCTTTGCAGCCTTCTTATTTGGTGTTCTACAAGTTGGTGCGCCAGGTATGAATGCAGCACAAGTTCCGTCTGAGCTTGTTAGCATTGTAACAGCGTCCATTATCTTCTTTGTCAGCGTTCACTACCTTATCGAACGCTTTGTCAAACCTAAAAAACAAGTTAAAGGAGGTAAGTAA
- a CDS encoding ABC transporter permease: MSITTLLTLLVSSMLIYSAPLIFTSIGGVFSERGGVVNVGLEGIMVMGAFSGVVFNLEFAEQLGSATPWLALLVGGIVGAIFSIIHAAATVHFRADHVVSGTVLNLMAPALAVFLVKVLYNKGQTDNLSQTFGRFDFPVLANIPVIGDIFFKSTSLLGYLAIAFSFLAWFILFKTRFGLRLRSVGEHPQAADTLGINVYKMRYFGVIISGFLGGIGGAIYAQSISVNFSVTTIVGPGFIALAAMIFGKWNPIGAMLSSLFFGLSQSLAVIGSQLPFLQGVPAVYLQIAPYVLTVIVLAAFFGKAVAPKADGINYIKSK, from the coding sequence ATGTCTATTACAACATTACTCACCCTCTTGGTCTCTTCTATGCTGATATACTCAGCACCACTTATTTTTACGAGTATCGGAGGGGTCTTCTCTGAACGTGGAGGGGTAGTCAACGTCGGTCTTGAGGGAATTATGGTTATGGGTGCCTTTTCTGGGGTAGTCTTCAACCTTGAATTTGCAGAACAACTTGGATCAGCAACTCCTTGGCTTGCCCTATTAGTCGGAGGAATTGTGGGAGCGATTTTCTCAATTATCCACGCAGCTGCGACCGTTCACTTCCGTGCGGACCATGTTGTCAGTGGAACAGTGTTGAACTTGATGGCACCAGCTTTAGCAGTCTTTTTGGTCAAAGTCCTTTATAACAAAGGACAAACCGACAACTTGAGCCAAACTTTTGGACGTTTTGATTTTCCAGTTTTGGCAAATATCCCAGTGATTGGAGATATCTTTTTCAAGTCAACGAGTCTACTTGGTTACTTGGCGATTGCTTTCTCATTCCTTGCTTGGTTTATCCTCTTCAAAACCCGCTTTGGTCTTCGTCTTCGCTCTGTCGGTGAACACCCTCAAGCAGCGGATACCTTGGGGATCAATGTTTACAAGATGAGATATTTTGGGGTTATCATTTCTGGTTTCCTTGGCGGAATTGGTGGAGCTATCTACGCCCAATCAATCTCAGTCAACTTCTCAGTAACAACCATTGTAGGACCTGGATTTATTGCTCTTGCGGCTATGATTTTTGGTAAATGGAATCCAATCGGAGCTATGCTTTCAAGTCTCTTCTTCGGACTCTCTCAAAGTTTGGCCGTTATCGGTTCCCAGCTTCCTTTCTTACAAGGAGTACCTGCGGTCTACCTACAAATTGCACCTTATGTTTTGACAGTCATTGTCTTGGCAGCCTTCTTTGGAAAAGCTGTTGCACCAAAGGCAGACGGTATCAACTATATCAAATCAAAATAA
- the plsY gene encoding glycerol-3-phosphate 1-O-acyltransferase PlsY, whose product MMTFVLLILAYLLGSIPSGLWIGQVFFQTNLREHGSGNTGTTNTFRILGKKAGMATFVIDFFKGTLATLLPIFFHLQGVSPLVFGLLAVIGHTFPIFAGFKGGKAVATSAGVIFGFAPVFCLYLAIVFFGSLYLGSMISLSSVTASIAAVIGVLLFPLFGFILSSYDPLFILIILALASLIIIRHKDNITRIKNKTENLVPWGLNLTHQNPKK is encoded by the coding sequence ATGATGACATTTGTATTATTAATTCTAGCTTATCTACTAGGTTCTATTCCGTCTGGTCTATGGATTGGACAAGTTTTTTTTCAAACAAATCTGCGTGAACACGGTTCTGGAAATACTGGAACAACCAATACTTTCCGTATTTTGGGTAAGAAAGCAGGGATGGCAACCTTTGTGATTGATTTTTTCAAAGGAACCTTGGCCACACTACTTCCAATTTTTTTCCACCTACAGGGTGTATCACCTCTTGTCTTTGGACTTTTGGCTGTGATTGGACATACCTTTCCTATCTTTGCAGGATTTAAAGGGGGCAAGGCTGTCGCAACCAGCGCTGGAGTGATTTTCGGATTTGCGCCTGTTTTTTGTCTCTATCTAGCAATCGTATTCTTTGGAAGCCTCTATCTAGGTAGTATGATTTCACTGTCTAGCGTTACTGCTTCTATCGCAGCCGTTATCGGAGTTCTCCTATTTCCACTATTTGGATTTATCCTGAGCAGCTATGACCCTCTCTTCATTCTGATTATCCTAGCACTTGCTAGCTTAATTATCATTCGTCACAAGGATAATATCACACGCATCAAAAATAAAACTGAAAATCTCGTCCCTTGGGGATTAAACCTAACTCATCAAAATCCTAAAAAATAA
- the parE gene encoding DNA topoisomerase IV subunit B, whose product MSKKEININNYNDDAIQVLEGLDAVRKRPGMYIGSTDGAGLHHLVWEIVDNAVDEALSGFGDRIDVTINKDGSLTVQDHGRGMPTGMHAMGIPTVEVIFTILHAGGKFGQGGYKTSGGLHGVGSSVVNALSSWLEVEITRDGTVYKQRFENGGKPVTTLKKIGTAAKSKTGTKVTFMPDASIFSTTDFKYNTISERLNESAFLLKNVTLSLTDKRTDEAIEFHYENGVQDFVSYLNEDKETLTPVLYFEGEDNGFQVEVALQYNDGFSDNILSFVNNVRTKDGGTHETGLKSAITKVMNDYARKTGLLKEKDKNLEGSDYREGLAAVLSILVPEEHLQFEGQTKDKLGSPLARPIVDSIVAEKLTFFLMENGELASNLIRKAIKARDAREAARKARDESRNGKKNKKDKGLLSGKLTPAQSKNPAKNELYLVEGDSAGGSAKQGRDRKFQAILPLRGKVINTAKAKMADILKNEEINTMIYTIGAGVGADFSIEDANYDKIIIMTDADTDGAHIQTLLLTFFYRYMRPLVEAGHVYIALPPLYKMSKGKGKKEEVAYAWTDGELEELRKQFGKGAILQRYKGLGEMNADQLWETTMNPETRTLIRVTIEDLARAERRVNVLMGDKVEPRRKWIEDNVKFTLEESTVF is encoded by the coding sequence GTGTCAAAAAAGGAAATCAATATTAACAATTATAATGACGACGCCATTCAGGTGCTAGAAGGGTTGGATGCGGTCCGTAAACGTCCAGGGATGTATATCGGATCGACTGACGGTGCGGGTCTCCATCACCTAGTCTGGGAAATCGTGGATAATGCGGTCGATGAAGCCCTATCTGGATTTGGTGATCGCATTGATGTGACCATCAATAAGGACGGGAGTTTGACGGTTCAAGACCACGGTCGTGGGATGCCGACTGGGATGCACGCTATGGGAATTCCAACTGTTGAAGTAATCTTTACTATTCTCCACGCTGGAGGGAAATTCGGTCAAGGGGGTTATAAGACATCAGGTGGTCTCCACGGGGTTGGTTCTTCAGTCGTTAATGCCCTATCAAGTTGGCTGGAAGTTGAAATCACCCGCGATGGTACAGTCTACAAGCAACGTTTTGAAAATGGTGGGAAACCCGTCACAACCTTGAAGAAAATTGGTACAGCAGCTAAGTCTAAGACAGGTACCAAGGTGACCTTCATGCCTGATGCTAGTATTTTTTCTACGACAGACTTTAAATACAATACCATTTCAGAACGCCTTAATGAGTCAGCCTTTCTCTTGAAAAATGTGACCTTGTCTTTGACAGATAAGCGAACAGATGAAGCAATCGAATTCCATTATGAGAACGGGGTACAAGACTTTGTTTCTTACCTCAATGAAGACAAGGAAACCTTGACACCAGTCCTTTACTTTGAAGGCGAAGACAATGGTTTCCAAGTGGAAGTTGCCCTCCAGTACAATGATGGATTTTCAGATAACATTCTCTCCTTTGTCAATAATGTCCGTACCAAAGATGGTGGAACGCACGAGACGGGGCTCAAGTCTGCCATTACTAAGGTTATGAATGACTATGCGCGTAAGACAGGTCTTCTCAAGGAAAAGGATAAAAACCTTGAAGGTTCAGACTATCGTGAGGGACTAGCGGCCGTTCTTTCTATCTTGGTTCCGGAAGAACACCTCCAGTTTGAAGGACAGACCAAGGACAAACTAGGCAGTCCACTGGCTCGCCCGATTGTGGATAGCATTGTTGCTGAAAAATTAACTTTCTTTCTTATGGAAAATGGGGAGCTGGCTTCCAATCTCATCCGCAAGGCTATCAAGGCTCGTGATGCTCGTGAAGCAGCCCGTAAGGCACGTGATGAGAGCCGAAATGGGAAGAAAAATAAGAAAGACAAGGGCCTGCTATCTGGTAAATTAACCCCAGCCCAGTCTAAGAATCCTGCAAAAAATGAACTCTATCTGGTCGAGGGGGACTCTGCCGGTGGTTCGGCCAAACAAGGTCGTGACCGTAAATTCCAAGCTATCCTACCTCTTCGTGGTAAGGTTATCAATACAGCCAAGGCCAAGATGGCAGATATCCTCAAAAATGAGGAAATCAACACTATGATTTATACCATCGGCGCGGGTGTGGGAGCAGACTTCTCTATTGAAGATGCCAACTATGACAAGATCATTATCATGACCGATGCGGATACCGATGGTGCCCATATCCAGACCTTGCTCTTGACATTTTTCTACCGTTATATGCGTCCCCTAGTTGAGGCAGGCCATGTCTATATAGCCCTTCCGCCTCTTTACAAGATGTCCAAAGGCAAAGGCAAGAAAGAAGAAGTGGCCTACGCTTGGACGGACGGAGAGCTGGAAGAACTCCGCAAGCAGTTTGGCAAAGGCGCAATCCTCCAACGCTACAAGGGACTCGGTGAGATGAATGCGGACCAACTCTGGGAAACAACCATGAATCCAGAAACGCGTACCCTCATTCGTGTCACAATCGAAGATCTAGCACGCGCTGAACGCCGTGTCAATGTCCTCATGGGAGATAAGGTCGAACCACGCCGTAAATGGATTGAGGATAATGTCAAGTTTACCTTGGAGGAGAGTACTGTTTTCTGA
- a CDS encoding aminoglycoside 6-adenylyltransferase — protein sequence MRTEPEMLDLILQTAKTLKVDAVAMSGSRTDTKTPKDEFQDYDVVYIVDDLDILTSDLSWLDQFGKRLIEQYNVLGNRRLYLLLFEDGNRIDLTLCPTEYIQEWVDSEAGFTVLEDPKGLFEPYLPSPQRFWTSPASAIEFDKACNEFWWVSAYVVKGICRKQVIYATDHLYGICQQELLKVLAWQVASDWGTVDIGKNYKYLFQYLPTEKEKEFSALLDFSSVEKLTQSLFATMQLFQREAQILAQKMGFAYDKEVAEKMTRYAEERLS from the coding sequence ATGAGAACTGAACCCGAAATGCTTGATTTAATTTTACAAACCGCAAAAACTCTAAAAGTCGATGCTGTCGCTATGTCTGGTTCACGAACGGATACAAAAACTCCAAAAGATGAGTTTCAGGATTACGATGTGGTCTATATCGTGGACGACTTAGATATTCTGACGAGCGACCTTTCTTGGTTGGACCAGTTTGGCAAACGTCTGATTGAACAGTATAATGTACTGGGAAACCGTCGTCTTTATCTCCTGCTCTTTGAAGATGGCAATCGGATTGATTTGACCCTCTGTCCTACGGAGTATATTCAAGAGTGGGTGGATAGTGAAGCAGGGTTCACCGTTTTAGAAGATCCTAAGGGTTTGTTTGAACCTTATCTACCGAGTCCTCAACGCTTTTGGACGAGCCCAGCTAGTGCAATAGAGTTTGACAAAGCCTGCAATGAATTTTGGTGGGTGTCAGCCTACGTGGTTAAAGGGATTTGTCGCAAGCAAGTCATCTATGCCACCGACCATCTCTACGGTATTTGTCAACAAGAACTCTTGAAGGTCTTGGCTTGGCAGGTTGCAAGTGATTGGGGAACAGTCGATATCGGCAAGAACTACAAGTATCTTTTCCAGTATTTACCTACAGAGAAAGAGAAGGAATTCTCAGCTCTGCTTGATTTTTCAAGTGTAGAGAAACTTACTCAGTCCTTGTTTGCTACGATGCAACTTTTCCAAAGAGAAGCTCAAATCCTTGCTCAAAAGATGGGCTTTGCCTACGATAAGGAAGTGGCTGAGAAGATGACGAGATATGCTGAGGAGAGATTGAGCTAG
- the parC gene encoding DNA topoisomerase IV subunit A translates to MSNIQNMSLEDIMGERFGRYSKYIIQDRALPDIRDGLKPVQRRILYSMNKDGNTFDKSYRKSAKSVGNIMGNFHPHGDSSIYDAMVRMSQDWKNREILVEMHGNNGSMDGDPPAAMRYTEARLSEIAGYLLQDIEKKTVPFAWNFDDTEKEPTVLPAAFPNLLVNGSTGISAGYATDIPPHNLAEVIDATVYMIDHPTAKVEKLMEFLPGPDFPTGAIIQGRDEIKKAYETGKGRVVVRSKTEIEKLKGGKEQIVITEIPYEINKANLVKKIDDVRVNNKVAGIAEVRDESDRDGLRIAIELKKDANTELVLNYLFKYTDLQINYNFNMVAIDNFTPRQVGIVPILSSYIAHRREVILARSRFDKEKAEQRLHIVEGLIRVISILDEVIALIRASENKADAKENLKVSYEFTEEQAEAIVTLQLYRLTNTDVVVLQEEEAELCEKIAMLAAIIGDERTMYNLMKKELREVKKKFATPRLSSLEDTAKAIEIDTASLIAEEDAYVSVTKAGYIKRTSPRSFAASTLEEIGKRDDDRLIFVQSAKTTQHLLMFTTFGNVIYRPIHELADIRWKDIGEHLSQTITNFETNEEILYAEVVDQFDEATTYFAATRLGQIKRVERKEFSPWRTYKSKSVKYAKLKDETDQIVAVAPIKLDDVLLISQNGYALRFNIEEVPVVGAKAAGVKAMNLKADDALQAAFICNTSSFYLLTQRGSLKRVSIDEIPATSRAKRGLQVLRELKNKPHRVFLAGAVAEQGFVGDLFSTEVDGNDQTLLVQSNKGTIYESRLQDLNLSERTSNGSFISDTISDEEVFDAYLKEVFKESKENP, encoded by the coding sequence ATGAGTAACATTCAAAACATGTCCCTTGAGGACATCATGGGAGAGCGATTTGGTCGCTACTCCAAGTACATTATTCAAGACCGGGCTTTGCCAGATATTCGTGATGGTTTGAAGCCGGTTCAGCGTCGCATTCTTTATTCGATGAATAAGGATGGCAATACCTTTGACAAGAGTTACCGTAAGTCTGCCAAGTCTGTCGGGAACATCATGGGGAATTTCCACCCACACGGTGACAGTTCTATCTATGATGCCATGGTTCGTATGTCACAGGACTGGAAAAATCGTGAGATTCTAGTTGAAATGCACGGTAATAACGGTTCTATGGACGGTGATCCGCCTGCCGCAATGCGTTATACCGAGGCGCGTTTGTCTGAGATTGCTGGTTACCTTCTTCAAGATATCGAGAAAAAGACCGTTCCTTTTGCCTGGAACTTTGACGATACCGAGAAAGAGCCAACTGTTCTCCCAGCAGCCTTTCCAAACCTTTTGGTCAATGGTTCGACTGGGATTTCGGCTGGGTATGCTACAGATATTCCACCACATAATTTGGCTGAAGTTATCGATGCGACAGTTTACATGATTGATCATCCAACTGCCAAGGTTGAGAAGTTGATGGAATTTTTGCCTGGACCAGATTTCCCTACGGGAGCCATCATCCAAGGCCGTGACGAAATCAAAAAGGCTTACGAAACTGGGAAAGGGCGCGTGGTTGTTCGTTCTAAGACTGAGATTGAAAAGCTTAAAGGTGGTAAGGAACAAATCGTTATCACTGAGATTCCTTATGAAATCAATAAAGCCAATCTAGTCAAGAAAATCGATGATGTTCGTGTCAATAACAAGGTAGCAGGGATTGCTGAGGTTCGTGATGAGTCTGACCGTGATGGTCTTCGTATCGCTATCGAACTCAAGAAAGACGCTAATACCGAGCTGGTTCTCAACTATCTCTTTAAATATACTGACCTGCAAATCAACTACAACTTTAATATGGTGGCGATTGACAATTTCACGCCTCGTCAGGTGGGGATTGTGCCAATCTTGTCTAGCTATATCGCCCACCGTCGTGAAGTGATTTTGGCGCGTTCCCGCTTTGACAAGGAAAAGGCTGAGCAACGTCTCCATATCGTCGAAGGTTTGATTCGTGTCATCTCTATATTGGATGAAGTCATTGCTCTTATCCGTGCTTCTGAGAATAAGGCTGATGCCAAGGAAAACCTCAAGGTCAGCTATGAGTTTACAGAAGAGCAGGCTGAGGCTATCGTAACCCTGCAACTTTACCGTTTGACCAATACCGATGTGGTTGTCTTGCAGGAAGAAGAAGCAGAACTTTGTGAGAAAATTGCCATGCTGGCGGCGATTATCGGAGATGAACGGACTATGTACAATCTCATGAAGAAAGAGCTTCGTGAGGTCAAGAAGAAATTTGCGACTCCTCGTTTGAGTAGCTTAGAAGATACTGCGAAAGCAATCGAGATCGATACAGCTAGTCTTATCGCTGAGGAAGATGCCTATGTCAGCGTGACCAAAGCTGGTTACATCAAGCGTACCAGCCCACGTTCCTTCGCAGCTTCCACTCTGGAAGAAATTGGCAAACGTGATGATGATCGTTTGATTTTTGTACAATCTGCCAAGACAACCCAGCACCTCTTGATGTTCACAACTTTTGGAAATGTTATTTACCGACCAATCCATGAGTTGGCGGATATTCGCTGGAAGGATATCGGAGAGCATCTGAGCCAGACTATTACAAACTTCGAAACTAACGAAGAAATCCTTTATGCAGAAGTCGTGGATCAGTTTGATGAGGCCACAACCTACTTTGCTGCAACTCGTCTTGGTCAAATCAAACGCGTAGAACGTAAAGAATTCTCTCCATGGCGGACCTACAAGTCTAAGTCTGTCAAGTATGCTAAGCTCAAAGACGAGACAGACCAGATTGTAGCAGTAGCCCCGATTAAACTGGATGATGTTCTCTTGATTAGTCAGAATGGCTATGCGCTCCGTTTCAATATCGAAGAGGTTCCGGTTGTCGGAGCCAAGGCTGCGGGTGTCAAGGCCATGAACCTGAAAGCAGATGATGCGCTTCAGGCAGCCTTTATCTGTAACACCTCATCCTTCTACCTCTTGACCCAACGTGGAAGTTTGAAACGTGTTTCTATTGACGAAATTCCAGCAACCAGTCGTGCTAAACGAGGACTACAAGTCTTGCGTGAGTTAAAAAACAAACCGCATCGTGTCTTCTTGGCAGGAGCAGTTGCAGAGCAAGGATTTGTAGGTGATCTCTTCAGTACAGAAGTGGACGGGAACGACCAAACATTACTTGTCCAATCTAACAAGGGAACAATCTATGAGAGTCGATTGCAAGATTTGAACTTGTCAGAACGCACTAGCAATGGAAGCTTTATATCAGACACCATTTCAGATGAAGAAGTTTTCGATGCTTACCTCAAAGAAGTCTTTAAAGAAAGTAAAGAAAATCCATAA